The following coding sequences are from one Eucalyptus grandis isolate ANBG69807.140 chromosome 11, ASM1654582v1, whole genome shotgun sequence window:
- the LOC104427329 gene encoding probable leucine-rich repeat receptor-like protein kinase At5g49770, with product MMRLVFFLAILLAGIHVICSFTDPGDSAALQALRGIWQNTPPSWAKDDPCGVPWDGVTCNNLRVTALGLSSMNIKGSLSGDIGGLTELRSLDLSFSQDLTGSLTARLGDLSNLNTLILQGCGFTGNIPDELGKLSQLTFLALNNNKFTGSIPASLGNLSQLSWLDLAENQLTGSIPLSDNNNPGLDHLLNAKHFHFNKNQLSGPIPRELFSANMNLIHVLFDHNQFNGSIPPAIGLVQTLEVLRLDRNSFSGEVPSDISKLVNVNELNLAYNRLNGSFPDLSSMISLNSVDLSNNYFNQTTVPAWFWTLPSLTTLVVEYGPLQGTIPEEIFSNPQIQLVDLRNNTLEGALNMSNNIGPDLVSVDLQYNQISSVTQNSFSYTNILMLLGNPVCNKDLGNTMYCLPQQPAKSYTTSLASCGNKSCRQDQKLSPHSCNCAFPYEGMLYFRAPFFKETNANLFQQLEKSLWTNLDLAPNSVFIDDPFFNTDDYLQVPVAFFPAEGKYFNRSEIARMGFDLSNQTFKPPRVFGPYYFSALPYAFQAHRRSWSSGAIASVTVGCGTLLLGLIAVGAYAVRQKQRAEKAISLSKPFASWAPSGKDSGGAPQLKGARWFSYDELKRCTNNFSEKNEIGSGGYGKVYRGMLPNGQMIATKRAQQGSMQGGLEFKTEIELLSRVHHKNLVGLVGFCFEQGEQMLIYEFVPNGTLRASLSGKSGIHLDWRRRLRISLGSARGIAYLHDLANPPIIHRDIKSTNILLDENLMAKVADFGLSKLVSDSEKGHVSTQVKGTLGYLDPEYYMTQQLTEKSDVYSFGVVMLELITARQPIEKGKYIVREVRTAMDAKDDEYYGLREKIDPSIRNPGYLVSFAIFLELAMRCVEESALDRPTMSEVVKTIESILQHDGVNTNSTSASSSTTEFGASKGPPKHPYNDTMPKLDTSNESNNSFDYSGGYTVSPKIDPK from the exons ATGATGAGGTTGGTCTTTTTCCTGGCAATCTTACTTGCTGGGATTCATGTCATCTGCTCATTCACTGATCCTGGTGACT CTGCTGCACTCCAAGCTCTAAGGGGAATATGGCAGAACACGCCGCCCAGCTGGGCGAAAGATGACCCTTGTGGGGTACCTTGGGATGGCGTGACCTGCAACAATTTGAGGGTGACCGCATT GGGCCTTTCATCTATGAACATCAAAGGGTCATTGAGCGGTGACATAGGAGGCCTAACAGAGCTAAGATCTTT GGATCTGTCCTTTAGCCAAGACCTTACTGGTTCCCTCACGGCCCGGCTAGGAGACTTATCAAATCTTAATACTCT aatctTGCAAGGTTGTGGCTTCACCGGCAATATTCCTGACGAGCTAGGCAAACTTTCTCAGCTGACCTTCCT GGCTCTCAACAATAATAAGTTCACTGGTAGTATACCTGCTTCCCTGGGGAATCTGTCACAACTCAGTTGGCTCGATTTGGCCGAAAACCAGTTAACTGGATCTATACCGCTCTCAGATAACAATAACCCTGGATTAGATCATCTCCTAAATGCCAAGCACTT CCATTTCAACAAGAACCAGCTCTCAGGTCCCATACCTCGCGAACTATTCAGCGCGAATATGAATCTGATACATGT aTTATTCGATCATAATCAATTTAATGGATCGATCCCACCCGCAATAGGACTCGTTCAGACACTTGAGGTTCT TCGTCTTGACAGGAATTCCTTTTCGGGAGAAGTTCCATCAGATATCAGCAAACTTGTGAACGTCAATGAATT GAATTTAGCTTATAACAGACTGAATGGTTCTTTCCCCGATTTAAGCAGCATGATCTCGCTTAACTCCGT GGATCTTAGCAACAATTATTTCAACCAAACAACTGTTCCAGCTTGGTTCTGGACCTTACCATCGCTTACCACTCT GGTTGTAGAGTATGGACCGCTTCAAGGGACTATACCAGAAGAAATCTTCAGCAATCCCCAAATTCAACTTGT AGATTTAAGAAACAACACACTCGAGGGCGCATTGAACATGAGCAACAACATTGGCCCAGACCTCGTGAGCGTTGATCTGCAGTATAACCAGATTTCCTCAGTCACGCAGAATTCTTTTTCATATACCAATATACTGAT GTTATTAGGCAATCCCGTCTGCAACAAAGATCTTGGGAATACCATGTACTGTCTGCCTCAGCAACCTGCAAAATCTTATACTACCAGCCTCGCGAGTTGTGGGAACAAATCTTGTCGACAGGATCAAAAGCTCAGCCCTCATAGTTGCAATTGCGCTTTTCCATACGAAGGAATGTTATATTTCAGAGCACCTTTCTTCAAGGAAACAAATGCGAACTTGTTTCAGCAACTAGAAAAGAGCCTTTGGACGAATTTGGACCTCGCCCCAAACTCGGTTTTCATAGACGATCCCTTCTTTAATACAGACGACTATCTGCAAGTTCCAGTGGCGTTCTTCCCAGCCGAGGGGAAGTATTTCAACCGGTCAGAAATCGCGAGGATGGGATTTGACTTGAGCAACCAAACTTTTAAACCGCCAAGAGTTTTCGGCCCTTATTACTTCAGTGCCTTGCCTTATGCTTTTCAAG CTCACCGAAGATCCTGGAGCTCTGGGGCAATTGCCAGCGTCACAGTTGGATGTGGAACTCTACTACTTGGCCTCATTGCAGTAGGTGCATATGCGGTCCGGCAGAAGCAACGCGCAGAGAAGGCTATCAGCTTGAGCAAACCCTTCG CATCGTGGGCGCCGAGCGGGAAGGACAGTGGAGGCGCACCTCAGCTGAAGGGAGCAAGGTGGTTTTCTTACGATGAACTCAAAAGGTGCACCAATAACTTTTCTGAAAAAAACGAGATCGGTTCTGGAGGCTATGGCAAG GTCTACAGGGGAATGCTCCCCAATGGACAAATGATCGCAACCAAAAGAGCTCAACAAGGATCGATGCAGGGCGGTCTCGAATTCAAGACGGAGATCGAGCTCTTGTCGAGAGTTCATCACAAAAATCTCGTCGGGCTCGTGGGTTTCTGCTTCGAGCAGGGAGAGCAGATGTTGATCTATGAATTTGTGCCTAACGGAACACTCAGAGCGAGCTTATCAG GAAAATCCGGAATTCACCTTGACTGGAGGAGGCGACTCCGGATCTCTCTCGGGTCTGCTAGGGGGATAGCGTACCTTCACGACCTTGCGAATCCTCCTATAATCCACCGAGACATTAAGTCGACTAACATCTTGTTGGACGAAAATCTAATGGCAAAAGTTGCCGATTTCGGCTTGTCCAAGCTGGTATCGGACAGCGAGAAGGGGCATGTTTCGACTCAAGTCAAGGGCACACTG GGCTATCTGGATCCGGAGTACTACATGACCCAACAACTAACGGAAAAGAGCGACGTGTACAGCTTTGGCGTGGTCATGCTCGAGCTGATAACCGCAAGGCAGCCGATTGAAAAGGGCAAGTACATTGTGCGGGAAGTGCGCACGGCGATGGACGCGAAGGATGATGAGTATTATGGCCTGCGAGAAAAAATAGATCCATCAATCAGAAACCCGGGATATCTCGTCAGCTTCGCTATATTCCTGGAGCTGGCCATGAGGTGCGTCGAGGAGTCAGCCTTGGACCGCCCCACGATGAGCGAGGTGGTAAAGACAATCGAGAGCATCTTGCAGCACGATGGAGTCAACACGAACTCGACTTCTGCCTCATCGTCCACCACGGAGTTCGGAGCATCGAAGGGACCACCTAAGCATCCTTACAATGACACCATGCCGAAATTGGACACTAGCAACGAGAGCAACAACTCCTTCGACTACAGTGGCGGGTACACAGTTTCCCCGAAGATCGACCCAAAATAG